The Periplaneta americana isolate PAMFEO1 chromosome 16, P.americana_PAMFEO1_priV1, whole genome shotgun sequence genome segment AGCTGTTTAACAGCAGTAAATGAACGTTTGTTTATTATACGCTTTGAGGTTAGAACATCAAGATGTCAATGAGCgattccaataaaaaaaaaaccaagggGCCCAAATTTTAGCTCCATTGACAGAGCTCTGCTATTAAATATAGTGGAGGGATATATGAAcataattgaaaacaaaaaaacgGATGCAGTTTggtcaaaagaaaaagaaaaggcgtGGGCAGACATTGCTGTCGATTTTAATGGGTGTTCGTCTGAGGGCGAAAGGACTGCTACCCAGTTAAAAACTGCATACGAGAATtacaaaagaagaataaaaaaggcAGCAGCAGATGATAAGGTACGTATGTCTATTTACAGTTTGATAAAAAGGGTTGTACTGACTAACTGTAATTTCTGCTATTGTTGGCTGTGCTCTAGTTATACAgatgtaaaacaaaaattattgtgGGCCTAATCAGTGCTCTACTTTGGTGAAAGGATATGGGAAtggtgtatttgtatttatttatctatttccttTATAGTTTACTGCAGATTACATAGGTCAATCAGAATACATAATTTCAGCCATAATTAGTTCAAGCCAGTTTAATTAATAATAGCAGGTTGAGTCGCATAATACAGTGGGGGATGGttgaaaaaaatactgtattttaaatcaACAAACCAATCTCTTCATAATTTATTAAACCTCAGTACTTAAACAATTACAACCTATTTCCATTAGGAGTGTTTAAtcagatatattttaaaaataaatttcactacagggatttcattacaatattactactattgattaaaaagtttttattttatggtaAACATATATGTGTTTATTCTATTTTCAGGCTGAGTTGCACAAAACAGGCGGGGGATCATTCAAGAGGAAGTTAGATGTAGATGGGGAGCGGCTTATAGCCAAACTCCATCACAACTTCACACCTCTTTGTAATCCGTGCGACAGCGATGGCCAGTACCAGGTCATTGAAGACGTAGACGCTGATCCTGTTTCCTATATTGAATCAGTGGAAACGTATTTTGATGGTCCTCTGCCTGTCATGAGTGTTGAAGAGGTACAGACGGAATCTCATGAAGAGGTGGTAGCTCATGAGACTGTTCTATCACCTTCGCAGTCTCCATCTGTAAATATACCAGAAGCAATTCCAACAGCAGGCCTTCAACAATAGATGCAGATTACAAGTACGCCTACTGCACGAAAACACAAAAGAAACAGGATGGAAGACTACACAAGTAGTAAAGTGGACTTTAATGATTTAAGGTGCCGCCTTCTGTTGGAGAAACACAGCATGGagatgaaaatattgaaaacaagCCTTAAGGTTGCGAGAGtggaattagaaataaaaaaagctattttggctaatgaatttaaaaattaagttgCTTCTTTGAAAATAACCTTGTATTGTTTTACTTACCTTTCTGCCATTTCTGTGAAGTGTGTATTTATTAAAGCAGTCCTGACAACATGTCCTccatttcctcttcctcttcctctgaaTAATGCTTGTTCTCTTTCAGCTTCGGGGTAGAATCTTCGTACCAAGTCTTCGTCTGGAGGTGGGGGTTCAGTTTCTCCATGCTCTAACAGTAGGTTATGTAGGACAAAACATGCCATAATACACTCAAGTGTTGTTGATTGCTGCCTTCTCAGCTTGAACCGGAGACCCATTGATAAGCATGGAAATCTTCTTTTAACAACTCCAAATGCTCTTTCTATACAACTTCGTGTTTGTATGTGAGTTGTGTTGTAGAGTTCCTCTGGTTCAGTCCTTGGGTTAGAGAGAGGTGTCAGCAGAAAATTAGAGCAGGAATAGCCGCCATCGCCTAACAGGATT includes the following:
- the LOC138716175 gene encoding myb/SANT-like DNA-binding domain-containing protein 3 — its product is MNIIENKKTDAVWSKEKEKAWADIAVDFNGCSSEGERTATQLKTAYENYKRRIKKAAADDKAELHKTGGGSFKRKLDVDGERLIAKLHHNFTPLCNPCDSDGQYQVIEDVDADPVSYIESVETYFDGPLPVMSVEEVQTESHEEVVAHETVLSPSQSPSVNIPEAIPTAGLQQ